The Glycine max cultivar Williams 82 chromosome 12, Glycine_max_v4.0, whole genome shotgun sequence genome window below encodes:
- the LOC100779390 gene encoding late embryogenesis abundant protein gives MAQVELRDEHGNPVELTDAYGNPVWLTDEKGNPVHLTAVATNAHKSMLQNDTPQELPHSKSSSSSEDEGHGERIRKGLKDNIEEKLPAGEGVVKENKHTTIAASTSTTDTSDANHHPTTEHEKKSIIDKIKEKFQ, from the exons ATGGCACAAGTTGAACTTCGTGACGAGCATGGGAACCCAGTTGAACTAACAGATGCATATGGGAATCCGGTTTGGTTAACGGACGAGAAAGGCAACCCGGTGCACCTCACGGCTGTGGCAACCAATGCACACAAATCTATGCTTCAGAATGACACCCCACAAGAGCTTCCTCACTCCAAGAGTTCAAGCTCG TCTGAGGATGAAGGGCATGGAGAGAGGATCAGGAAGGGACTGAAGGATAACATAGAAGAAAAGTTACCAGCTGGAGAAGGAGTAGTGAAGGAGAATAAACACACCACAATTGCTGCTTCTACTTCTACAACAGATACTAGTGATGCTAATCACCACCCAACCACTGAGCATGAGAAGAAGAGTATCATAGacaagattaaagaaaaattcCAATAA
- the LOC100779926 gene encoding SUMO-activating enzyme subunit 2 isoform X2 yields MDTIEVSNLNRQFLFRQFHVGQSKAKVARDAVLKFRPHINITPYHANVKDPEFNVDFFKQFNVVLNGLDNLDARRHVNRLCLAANVPLVESGTTGFLGQVTVHVKGRTECYECQPKPAPKTYPVCTITSTPSKFVHCIVWAKDLLFAKLFGDKNQDNDLNVRSSDAASSSKNVEDVFERRKDEDIDQYGRKIFDHVFGYNIELALSNEETWKNRNRPKPIYSKDILSDEPAQQNGNLEKKYESDELSVSAMASLGMKNPQDIWSLKENSRIFLEAFRLFFTKREKEIGNLSFDKDDQLAVEFVTAAANIRAASFGIPLQNLFEAKGIAGNIVHAVATTNAVIAGLIVIEAIKVLKNDIKNYRMTYCLEHPARNMLLMPVEPFEPNKSCYVCSETPLSLEINTNRSKLKDLVEKIVKAKLGMNLPLIMCASNLLYEAGDVEDDMIAIYEANLEKALAELPSPVTGGTMLTVEDMQQEFVCNINIKHREEFDEEKEPDGMVLSGWTQPVSAAENKDKSVGNGASTSDALITAVESEKDDEITIVSALKKRKLPDESDISNSAAEAKNQKQLEVIDDEDDLVMLDGDLNSVKKRRLS; encoded by the exons ATGGACACCATAGAAGTCAGTAACCTGAACAGACAATTTTTATTTCGACAATTCCATGTTGGGCAATCAAAGgctaaa GTTGCTAGGGATGCTGTGTTAAAATTTAGGCCCCACATAAACATTACACCATACCATGCAAATGTCAAAGATCCTGAATTCAATGTGGACTTCTTTAAGCAATTTAATGTTGTTCTAAATGGACTTGACAATCTAGATGCACGCCGGCATGTGAATCGCTTGTGCTTGGCAGCTAATGTTCCTTTGGTTGAAAGTGGAACTACTGGGTTCCTTGGACAG GTAACTGTGCATGTCAAGGGAAGAACAGAGTGCTATGAGTGTCAACCTAAACCAGCCCCCAAGACATATCCTGTCTGTACAATCACAAGTACCCCATCGAAG TTTGTTCATTGTATTGTCTGGGCTAAGGACTTACTTTTTGCCAAGCTATTTGGGGACAAGAATCAAGACAATGATTTAAATGTTCGATCAAGTGATGCTGCCAGCTCGTCCAAAAATGTAGAGGATGTATTTGAACGTAGGAAAGATGAAGACATTGATCAATATGGAAGGAAAATTTTTGATCATGTTTTTGGGTATAACATTGAATTAGCTTTGTCTAATGAAGAGACATGGAAAAATCGTAATAGGCCAAAACCTATATACAGCAAGGATATCCTGTCCGATGAACCGGCTCAACAAAATGGAAATTTGGAGAAAAAATATGAATCTGATGAATTATCAGTTTCCGCCATGGCATCCTTGGGCATGAAGAACCCACAGGATATTTGGAGTCTCAAAGAAAATTCTAGAATATTTCTTGAAGCATTTagacttttttttacaaaaagggaaaag GAGATTGGCAATCTAAGCTTTGATAAAGATGATCAGTTGGCTGTAGAATTTGTTACTGCAGCTGCAAACATAAGGGCTGCTTCATTTGGCATCCCTCtccaaaacctttttgaagctAAAGGTATTGCTGGTAATATTGTGCATGCTGTTGCGACTACAAATGCTGTGATTGCTGGGTTGATTGTCATTGAAGCAATCAAAGTGCTGAAAAAtgacattaaaaattatag AATGACATATTGTCTGGAGCATCCTGCAAGAAACATGCTGCTTATGCCAGTGGAGCCATTTGAACCTAACAAATCTTGTTATGTTTGTTCTGAG ACACCTTTATCCCTTGAAATAAACACCAATCGTTCAAAGTTGAAAGACTTGGTCGAAAAAATTGTCAAGGCAAAGCTTGGGATGAACCTTCCTCTTATTATGTGTGCTTCAAACCTGCTTTATGAAGCTGGTGATGTTGAGGATGACATGATTGCTATTTATGAGGCCAACCTTGAAAAG GCTCTGGCTGAGCTTCCTTCCCCAGTAACTGGTGGCACAATGCTTACAGTAGAGGATATGCAGCAGGAATTCGTTTGCAATATTAACATCAAGCACAG AGAGGAGTTTGATGAAGAGAAAGAACCTGATGGGATGGTTCTCTCAGGATGGACTCAACCAGTGTCAGCAGCAGAAAACAAAGACAAATCTGTTGGAAATGGTGCAAGCACCTCTGATGCATTAATAACAGCTGTGGAATCTGAAAAGGATGATGAGATAACTATAGTTTCAGCCTTGAAGAAACGAAAACTTCCCGACGAATCTGATATTTCAAATAGTGCAGCTGAAGCAAAGAATCAGAAGCAATTGGAAGTAATTGACGATGAGGATGATCTTGTCATGCTTGATGGGGATTTAAACAGCGTTAAAAAGAGAAGATTGTCATAG
- the LOC100779926 gene encoding SUMO-activating enzyme subunit 2 isoform X1 has translation MAYSSPSVIKDAKVLMVGAGGIGCELLKTLALSGFPDIHIIDMDTIEVSNLNRQFLFRQFHVGQSKAKVARDAVLKFRPHINITPYHANVKDPEFNVDFFKQFNVVLNGLDNLDARRHVNRLCLAANVPLVESGTTGFLGQVTVHVKGRTECYECQPKPAPKTYPVCTITSTPSKFVHCIVWAKDLLFAKLFGDKNQDNDLNVRSSDAASSSKNVEDVFERRKDEDIDQYGRKIFDHVFGYNIELALSNEETWKNRNRPKPIYSKDILSDEPAQQNGNLEKKYESDELSVSAMASLGMKNPQDIWSLKENSRIFLEAFRLFFTKREKEIGNLSFDKDDQLAVEFVTAAANIRAASFGIPLQNLFEAKGIAGNIVHAVATTNAVIAGLIVIEAIKVLKNDIKNYRMTYCLEHPARNMLLMPVEPFEPNKSCYVCSETPLSLEINTNRSKLKDLVEKIVKAKLGMNLPLIMCASNLLYEAGDVEDDMIAIYEANLEKALAELPSPVTGGTMLTVEDMQQEFVCNINIKHREEFDEEKEPDGMVLSGWTQPVSAAENKDKSVGNGASTSDALITAVESEKDDEITIVSALKKRKLPDESDISNSAAEAKNQKQLEVIDDEDDLVMLDGDLNSVKKRRLS, from the exons ATGGCTTATTCTTCTCCCTCCGTTATTAAG GATGCCAAGGTGCTTATGGTTGGCGCTGGCGGAATTGGCTGCGAGCTTCTCAAGACCCTCGCTCTCTCCGGTTTCCCTGACATTCACATC ATTGACATGGACACCATAGAAGTCAGTAACCTGAACAGACAATTTTTATTTCGACAATTCCATGTTGGGCAATCAAAGgctaaa GTTGCTAGGGATGCTGTGTTAAAATTTAGGCCCCACATAAACATTACACCATACCATGCAAATGTCAAAGATCCTGAATTCAATGTGGACTTCTTTAAGCAATTTAATGTTGTTCTAAATGGACTTGACAATCTAGATGCACGCCGGCATGTGAATCGCTTGTGCTTGGCAGCTAATGTTCCTTTGGTTGAAAGTGGAACTACTGGGTTCCTTGGACAG GTAACTGTGCATGTCAAGGGAAGAACAGAGTGCTATGAGTGTCAACCTAAACCAGCCCCCAAGACATATCCTGTCTGTACAATCACAAGTACCCCATCGAAG TTTGTTCATTGTATTGTCTGGGCTAAGGACTTACTTTTTGCCAAGCTATTTGGGGACAAGAATCAAGACAATGATTTAAATGTTCGATCAAGTGATGCTGCCAGCTCGTCCAAAAATGTAGAGGATGTATTTGAACGTAGGAAAGATGAAGACATTGATCAATATGGAAGGAAAATTTTTGATCATGTTTTTGGGTATAACATTGAATTAGCTTTGTCTAATGAAGAGACATGGAAAAATCGTAATAGGCCAAAACCTATATACAGCAAGGATATCCTGTCCGATGAACCGGCTCAACAAAATGGAAATTTGGAGAAAAAATATGAATCTGATGAATTATCAGTTTCCGCCATGGCATCCTTGGGCATGAAGAACCCACAGGATATTTGGAGTCTCAAAGAAAATTCTAGAATATTTCTTGAAGCATTTagacttttttttacaaaaagggaaaag GAGATTGGCAATCTAAGCTTTGATAAAGATGATCAGTTGGCTGTAGAATTTGTTACTGCAGCTGCAAACATAAGGGCTGCTTCATTTGGCATCCCTCtccaaaacctttttgaagctAAAGGTATTGCTGGTAATATTGTGCATGCTGTTGCGACTACAAATGCTGTGATTGCTGGGTTGATTGTCATTGAAGCAATCAAAGTGCTGAAAAAtgacattaaaaattatag AATGACATATTGTCTGGAGCATCCTGCAAGAAACATGCTGCTTATGCCAGTGGAGCCATTTGAACCTAACAAATCTTGTTATGTTTGTTCTGAG ACACCTTTATCCCTTGAAATAAACACCAATCGTTCAAAGTTGAAAGACTTGGTCGAAAAAATTGTCAAGGCAAAGCTTGGGATGAACCTTCCTCTTATTATGTGTGCTTCAAACCTGCTTTATGAAGCTGGTGATGTTGAGGATGACATGATTGCTATTTATGAGGCCAACCTTGAAAAG GCTCTGGCTGAGCTTCCTTCCCCAGTAACTGGTGGCACAATGCTTACAGTAGAGGATATGCAGCAGGAATTCGTTTGCAATATTAACATCAAGCACAG AGAGGAGTTTGATGAAGAGAAAGAACCTGATGGGATGGTTCTCTCAGGATGGACTCAACCAGTGTCAGCAGCAGAAAACAAAGACAAATCTGTTGGAAATGGTGCAAGCACCTCTGATGCATTAATAACAGCTGTGGAATCTGAAAAGGATGATGAGATAACTATAGTTTCAGCCTTGAAGAAACGAAAACTTCCCGACGAATCTGATATTTCAAATAGTGCAGCTGAAGCAAAGAATCAGAAGCAATTGGAAGTAATTGACGATGAGGATGATCTTGTCATGCTTGATGGGGATTTAAACAGCGTTAAAAAGAGAAGATTGTCATAG
- the LOC100790241 gene encoding uncharacterized protein isoform X2 — translation MGAVCCVAAKDKTIQSASPSEILHRNIRHSPTWNFRWDHRGRVAGEDTAVTWFSNDISGNNGLENKNESSYVSEDGDPLQNYQIQRNRLQKSPISEGTARNVINSSSDQTISRNVSIKVKELAESSTLSCPYPAKLPHSLPSTSLSVSPLQSQSHPLPSSSTPSRWPCHSPGLQLSRQVSDSLILGFKTPSNFYVSEERPVFPSWSNESGTHSQGGSSDNWSRPGFSELTSTSLKERWSFDSESFGFNCERPVRSSSRFSNSPVDLQTCGVCSKLLTEKSSWGTQKIIASNDLSVVSVLICGHVYHAECLESLTSEVNKYDPSCPVCTFGEKYTLKLSEKALKAEMDLKAKNKKSSDIDDSVLYEHFREKGHHGKGPRINSCSSGRKSNGKPFLRRHFSFGSRSTKSMLDNQPTRKKGFFWAKSHKE, via the exons ATGGGTGCTGTTTGTTGTGTTGCTGCCAAAGATAAAACCATACAAAGTGCATCTCCCAGTGAAATCTTGCATCGGAATATTCGACATTCTCCGACATGGAACTTCCGGTGGGATCATCGAGGGCGTGTAGCTGGTGAAGATACTGCTGTAACTTGGTTTTCTAACGATATTAGTGGGAATAATGGATTGGAGAATAAAAATGAATCCTCATATGTATCAGAGGATGGAGACCCGTTGCAGAATTATCAAATTCAAAGGAATAGATTGCAAAAATCTCCAATCTCTGAAGGAACTGCTAGAAATGTGATAAATTCATCTTCTG ATCAAACTATTTCAAGGAATGTCTCCATAAAG GTGAAGGAATTGGCTGAATCATCAACTTTATCATGTCCATATCCCGCAAAACTTCCACATTCATTGCCTTCTACTTCTTTGTCAGTATCTCCTCTGCAATCCCAAAGTCACCCACTTCCATCCAGCTCAACACCATCAAGGTGGCCCTGCCATTCCCCAGGACTGCAATTATCACGGCAAGTTTCTGATAGCCTAATATTGGGATTTAAGACACCTAGCAACTTTTATGTATCTGAAGAGAGGCCAGTGTTTCCTTCATGGAGCAATGAATCTGGTACACATTCCCAGGGTGGATCTTCGGATAATTGGTCTAGGCCTGGCTTTTCTGAGCTGACAAGCACTTCCCTAAAAGAAAGATGGTCATTTGACAGTGAGTCGTTTGGTTTTAATTGTGAAAGGCCGGTTAGATCCAGTAGTCGGTTTTCAAATTCTCCAGTTGATTTGCAAACATGTGGTGTTTGCTCAAAACTTTTAACTGAGAAATCTTCTTGGGGAACCCAAAAGATAATTGCAAGTAATGACCTTTCTGTAGTTTCTGTCCTTATCTGTGGACACGTTTATCATGCTGAATGCTTGGAGAGTTTGACATCTGAAGTCAACAAGTATGATCCATCTTGCCCAGTTTGCACTTTTGGTGAGAAATATACACTTAAGTTGTCTGAAAAAGCTCTGAAAGCTGAAATGgatttgaaagctaaaaataagaaatcaagTGATATTGATGATTCTGTTTTATACGAACATTTTAGAGAAAAAGGGCATCATGGTAAAGGTCCTAGAATCAATTCTTGTTCCAGTGGGAGAAAATCTAATGGGAAACCTTTTCTGAGGAGGCACTTCTCATTTGGCTCAAGGAGTACCAAATCCATGCTGGATAATCAGCCAACCCGGAAGAAGGGCTTCTTTTGGGCAAAATCTCACAAGGAATAA
- the LOC100790241 gene encoding uncharacterized protein isoform X1, translated as MGAVCCVAAKDKTIQSASPSEILHRNIRHSPTWNFRWDHRGRVAGEDTAVTWFSNDISGNNGLENKNESSYVSEDGDPLQNYQIQRNRLQKSPISEGTARNVINSSSDQTISRNVSIKVSIEQVKELAESSTLSCPYPAKLPHSLPSTSLSVSPLQSQSHPLPSSSTPSRWPCHSPGLQLSRQVSDSLILGFKTPSNFYVSEERPVFPSWSNESGTHSQGGSSDNWSRPGFSELTSTSLKERWSFDSESFGFNCERPVRSSSRFSNSPVDLQTCGVCSKLLTEKSSWGTQKIIASNDLSVVSVLICGHVYHAECLESLTSEVNKYDPSCPVCTFGEKYTLKLSEKALKAEMDLKAKNKKSSDIDDSVLYEHFREKGHHGKGPRINSCSSGRKSNGKPFLRRHFSFGSRSTKSMLDNQPTRKKGFFWAKSHKE; from the exons ATGGGTGCTGTTTGTTGTGTTGCTGCCAAAGATAAAACCATACAAAGTGCATCTCCCAGTGAAATCTTGCATCGGAATATTCGACATTCTCCGACATGGAACTTCCGGTGGGATCATCGAGGGCGTGTAGCTGGTGAAGATACTGCTGTAACTTGGTTTTCTAACGATATTAGTGGGAATAATGGATTGGAGAATAAAAATGAATCCTCATATGTATCAGAGGATGGAGACCCGTTGCAGAATTATCAAATTCAAAGGAATAGATTGCAAAAATCTCCAATCTCTGAAGGAACTGCTAGAAATGTGATAAATTCATCTTCTG ATCAAACTATTTCAAGGAATGTCTCCATAAAGGTGAGCATAGAACAG GTGAAGGAATTGGCTGAATCATCAACTTTATCATGTCCATATCCCGCAAAACTTCCACATTCATTGCCTTCTACTTCTTTGTCAGTATCTCCTCTGCAATCCCAAAGTCACCCACTTCCATCCAGCTCAACACCATCAAGGTGGCCCTGCCATTCCCCAGGACTGCAATTATCACGGCAAGTTTCTGATAGCCTAATATTGGGATTTAAGACACCTAGCAACTTTTATGTATCTGAAGAGAGGCCAGTGTTTCCTTCATGGAGCAATGAATCTGGTACACATTCCCAGGGTGGATCTTCGGATAATTGGTCTAGGCCTGGCTTTTCTGAGCTGACAAGCACTTCCCTAAAAGAAAGATGGTCATTTGACAGTGAGTCGTTTGGTTTTAATTGTGAAAGGCCGGTTAGATCCAGTAGTCGGTTTTCAAATTCTCCAGTTGATTTGCAAACATGTGGTGTTTGCTCAAAACTTTTAACTGAGAAATCTTCTTGGGGAACCCAAAAGATAATTGCAAGTAATGACCTTTCTGTAGTTTCTGTCCTTATCTGTGGACACGTTTATCATGCTGAATGCTTGGAGAGTTTGACATCTGAAGTCAACAAGTATGATCCATCTTGCCCAGTTTGCACTTTTGGTGAGAAATATACACTTAAGTTGTCTGAAAAAGCTCTGAAAGCTGAAATGgatttgaaagctaaaaataagaaatcaagTGATATTGATGATTCTGTTTTATACGAACATTTTAGAGAAAAAGGGCATCATGGTAAAGGTCCTAGAATCAATTCTTGTTCCAGTGGGAGAAAATCTAATGGGAAACCTTTTCTGAGGAGGCACTTCTCATTTGGCTCAAGGAGTACCAAATCCATGCTGGATAATCAGCCAACCCGGAAGAAGGGCTTCTTTTGGGCAAAATCTCACAAGGAATAA
- the LOC100790759 gene encoding probable receptor-like protein kinase At4g39110, which produces MGKIEKNKNTLLTSPFLSSFKSSSSSSSSLMMATLLVILLALFSPSLGLPLASFQPKDNFLIDCGAENTVTLPDGRQFKSDPQARSFLQANDEYKVSANDVNFPSPIYSNARIFIQEAKYSFHLVQPGFHWIRLYFYPIKNNIFDLQKASFSVYTDTYVLLHSFNVNNTDKPIFKEYLINATEPQFTMSFIPLKNSAAFINAIEVVSAPDNLIFDTGAGLFPVGEFSGLTTYGFQPVYRVNNGGPLITSSNDTLGRTWETDEPYLTNKNLAKSASVATSAVKFPQDNPSISPMIAPQTVYASATEMGDAGVNQPNFNVSWKFDVDTSFSYLVRLHFCDIVSKGLNELYFNVYVNGKVAINNLDLSAITGALSTPYYKDIVVNATLMSEGLTVQVGPANADGGNANAIVNGIEVLKMSSSVNSLDGEFGVDGRSVNGSNRGTVAAVGFAMMFGAFVGLGAMVIKWHKRPQDWQKRNSFSSWLLPLHAGDTSFMSKNSMGKSNFFSSSMGLGRYFSFAELQEATKNFDSKNIIGVGGFGNVYLGVIDEGTQVAVKRGNPQSEQGITEFQTEIQMLSKLRHRHLVSLIGYCDENDEMILVYEYMPNGHFRDHLYGKNLPALSWKQRLDICIGSARGLHYLHTGTAQGIIHRDVKTTNILLDENFTAKVSDFGLSKDAPMGQGHVSTAVKGSFGYLDPEYFRRQQLTEKSDVYSFGVVLLEALCARPAINPQLPREQVNLADWAMQWKRKGLLDKIIDPLLVGCINPESMKKFAEAAEKCLADHGVDRPSMGDVLWNLEYALQLQEAFTQGKAEDETKSSSAVPTAAVPTSPAPPTPPISSDDRPAAPARPEVNNNTSSDVHSIDDHSGTAMFAQFSNLNGR; this is translated from the coding sequence ATGGGGAAgatagaaaaaaacaaaaacaccttATTGACATCACCTTTTCTATCATCCTTCAagtcatcatcttcttcctcttcttctttgaTGATGGCTACCCTCCTGGTCATTCTCTTGGCCTTGTTTTCTCCTTCACTAGGCCTTCCCTTAGCATCTTTCCAACCAAAAGACAATTTCCTCATTGATTGTGGTGCTGAAAACACAGTGACTCTCCCTGATGGAAGACAATTCAAATCAGACCCTCAAGCCAGATCCTTCTTGCAAGCCAATGATGAGTACAAAGTCTCAGCAAATGATGTGAATTTCCCTTCACCTATATACTCAAATGCAAGGATCTTCATTCAGGAAGCTAAGTACTCCTTCCATTTGGTTCAACCGGGTTTCCATTGGATTCGGCTTTATTTCTACCCCATCAAGAACAACATCTTTGATCTCCAGAAGGCAAGTTTTTCTGTCTACACAGATACCTATGTGCTACTCCACAGCTTCAATGTCAACAATACTGACAAGCCAATCTTCAAGGAGTACCTCATCAATGCAACCGAGCCTCAATTCACCATGTCCTTCATTCCCCTTAAGAACTCagctgcattcatcaatgccaTTGAGGTTGTCTCAGCTCCTGATAACCTGATCTTCGACACCGGGGCCGGCCTTTTCCCCGTTGGCGAGTTCAGTGGCCTCACAACTTACGGCTTCCAGCCTGTTTACAGGGTCAACAATGGAGGGCCTCTCATCACCTCATCAAATGACACCCTTGGAAGGACTTGGGAAACTGATGAGCCTTACCTCACAAACAAGAACTTGGCCAAGAGTGCTTCGGTGGCCACCTCCGCGGTTAAGTTCCCACAAGACAATCCTTCAATTTCTCCCATGATTGCACCACAAACTGTGTATGCCTCTGCCACTGAGATGGGTGATGCTGGTGTGAATCAGCCAAATTTCAATGTGTCATGGAAATTTGATGTGGACACCTCTTTTAGCTACCTTGTTAGGCTTCACTTCTGTGACATTGTTAGCAAAGGGCTCAATGAACTCTACTTTAATGTTTATGTTAATGGGAAAGTGGCAATCAATAACTTGGATTTATCAGCCATCACTGGTGCCTTGTCAACCCCATATTACAAAGACATTGTGGTGAATGCAACATTGATGTCTGAGGGGCTAACAGTTCAGGTTGGTCCAGCAAATGCTGATGGTGGAAATGCCAATGCCATTGTGAATGGCATAGAGGTCTTGAAGATGAGCAGCTCTGTGAACAGTTTGGATGGAGAATTTGGTGTTGATGGAAGAAGTGTTAATGGTTCTAACCGCGGCACGGTGGCAGCCGTTGGATTTGCCATGATGTTTGGAGCCTTTGTGGGTCTTGGTGCTATGGTGATCAAGTGGCACAAGAGGCCTCAGGACTGGCAAAAGAGGAACAGCTTCTCCTCATGGTTGCTTCCTCTGCACGCTGGTGACACAAGCTTCATGAGCAAGAACTCAATGGGAAAGAGCAACTTCTTCTCCTCGTCGATGGGATTAGGCCGGTACTTCTCCTTCGCGGAACTTCAGGAAGCAACCAAGAACTTTGACTCCAAGAACATCATTGGTGTTGGTGGATTTGGCAATGTGTATTTGGGTGTGATTGATGAGGGGACTCAAGTGGCAGTCAAGAGAGGAAACCCTCAATCAGAACAAGGCATCACAGAGTTCCAAACTGAAATCCAAATGCTGTCTAAGCTCAGGCACAGGCACTTGGTGTCCTTGATTGGATACTGTGATGAGAATGATGAGATGATCCTGGTTTATGAGTACATGCCTAATGGCCACTTCAGAGACCATCTTTATGGAAAGAACTTACCTGCTCTCTCATGGAAGCAAAGACTAGATATCTGTATTGGATCAGCTCGCGGTCTTCACTACCTTCACACCGGCACAGCTCAAGGCATCATTCACCGCGATGTCAAGACCACCAACATCTTGCTTGATGAGAATTTCACAGCCAAGGTTTCTGATTTTGGTCTTTCAAAGGATGCACCAATGGGGCAGGGTCATGTTAGCACTGCTGTGAAGGGTAGCTTTGGTTATCTTGACCCTGAGTACTTCAGGAGGCAGCAACTGACTGAAAAGTCTGATGTGTACTCATTTGGGGTGGTTCTGCTTGAGGCACTCTGTGCAAGACCAGCCATCAACCCTCAGTTGCCCCGCGAACAAGTAAACTTGGCTGATTGGGCGATGCAATGGAAGAGGAAGGGCCTTCTTGACAAGATCATTGACCCTCTCCTAGTTGGTTGCATCAATCCTGAATCCATGAAGAAGTTTGCTGAGGCTGCTGAGAAGTGTTTGGCAGATCATGGTGTGGATAGGCCTTCAATGGGAGATGTTTTGTGGAACTTGGAGTATGCTTTGCAGCTTCAAGAGGCCTTCACACAAGGAAAGGCTGAGGATGAGACTAAGTCATCATCAGCAGTCCCTACTGCAGCTGTTCCTACTTCACCTGCCCCACCAACACCTCCCATTTCTTCTGATGACCGCCCGGCTGCGCCTGCTCGTCCGGAAGTGAATAATAATACTTCATCGGATGTGCATTCTATTGATGACCATTCTGGAACTGCAATGTTTGCTCAGTTTAGCAATCTCAATGGCAGGTGA